A stretch of Cicer arietinum cultivar CDC Frontier isolate Library 1 chromosome 5, Cicar.CDCFrontier_v2.0, whole genome shotgun sequence DNA encodes these proteins:
- the LOC101501920 gene encoding NAD(P)H-quinone oxidoreductase subunit U, chloroplastic, which produces MALSSTTTTRTVYIPSNKILHTQPPKLGFSSTVVFSVKLQRRLCIRNSSENSTGETEVESESSIEVPKESSSLISTLNVERALRGIPITDADHYARLGIPRGCPYDMVPLAYNNKLRELESQGLEEDLLNNKLELLRESYTIMSSPEERRIYDWSLARADNTDKYIWPFEVDVSEIQKGDPPPPEPEDVGPTRLVGYFLLGWILLAFVLSIYLNL; this is translated from the exons ATGGCCTTGTCCTCCACCACTACTACTCGTACAGTATACATTCCAAGTAACAAAATTCTACACACTCAACCACCCAAATTGGGATTCTCATCTACCGTTGTTTTTTCAGTGAAATTACAGCGGAGATTATGCATCAGAAATTCCAGTGAAAACTCTACCGGGGAAACAGAGGTAGAGTCAGAGAGTTCCATTGAAGTTCCAAAGGAATCATCCTCTTTAATTTCTACTCTCAATGTTGAAAGGGCTCTCCGTGGCATAC CAATTACAGACGCAGATCATTATGCTAGACTCGGCATTCCAAGAGGATGTCCCTATGACATGGTACCGCTTGCGTATAACAACAAGCTTCGAGAATTGGAGAGTCAAGGTTTAGAAGAAGACCTACTCAACAACAAATTGGAACTTCTCCGA GAATCATACACAATCATGTCATCGCCAGAAGAAAGAAGAATATACGACTGGAGCTTGGCCAGAGCAGATAACACAGACAAATACATTTGGCCATTTGAGGTTGATGTTTCAGAGATACAAAAAGGAGATCCTCCACCACCG GAACCTGAGGATGTTGGACCAACCAGACTGGTTGGATACTTCCTATTGGGATGGATACTGCTAGCATTTGTGTTATCTATTTATCTAAACTTATAG